The Glycine soja cultivar W05 chromosome 8, ASM419377v2, whole genome shotgun sequence genome has a window encoding:
- the LOC114422775 gene encoding 6-phosphogluconate dehydrogenase, decarboxylating 2, producing MAQPSTRIGLAGLAVMGQNLALNIAEKGFPISVYNRTTSKVDETVERAKQEGNLPVYGYHDPEAFVHSIQKPRVIIMLVKAGAPVDQTIKTLSAYMEKGDCIIDGGNEWYENTERREKSVAELGLLYLGMGVSGGEEGARNGPSLMPGGSFEAFKYIEDILLKVAAQVPDSGPCVTYIGKGGSGNFVKMIHNGIEYGDMQLIAEAYDVLKSVGKLSNEELQSVFSEWNKGELLSFLIEITADIFGIKDDKGDGYLVDKVLDKTGMKGTGKWTVQQAAELSIAAPTIEASLDARFLSGLKEERVEAAKVFKSGGIGDIVTDQPVDKKKLVDDVRKALYAAKICSYAQGMNLIRAKSIEKGWDLKLGELARIWKGGCIIRAIFLDRIKQAYDRNPNLANLLVDPEFAKEIIDRQSAWRRVVCLAINSGISTPGMSASLAYFDTYRRERLPANLVQAQRDYFGAHTYERVDIEGSYHTEWFKLAKQSRI from the coding sequence ATGGCTCAACCCTCAACAAGAATAGGCCTTGCTGGACTGGCTGTTATGGGCCAAAATCTAGCACTCAATATTGCTGAGAAAGGCTTTCCCATTTCTGTTTATAACCGAACCACTTCCAAGGTTGATGAGACTGTAGAACGAGCAAAACAGGAAGGAAATCTTCCAGTTTATGGCTACCATGACCCCGAAGCTTTTGTTCATTCCATTCAAAAGCCTAGGGTGATAATAATGCTTGTTAAGGCTGGGGCACCTGTTGACCAGACCATTAAGACCCTATCTGCATACATGGAAAAAGGTGACTGCATAATTGATGGTGGTAACGAATGGTACGAGAACACCGAAAGAAGAGAGAAATCGGTGGCTGAATTGGGTCTGCTCTACCTTGGGATGGGAGTTTCTGGTGGTGAGGAAGGTGCTCGTAATGGTCCCTCTTTGATGCCTGGTGGTTCGTTTGAGGCTTTCAAATACATAGAAGATATTCTTCTCAAGGTGGCAGCTCAAGTCCCTGACAGTGGTCCTTGCGTGACTTATATTGGTAAAGGTGGCTCTGGTAATTTTGTGAAAATGATCCACAATGGCATCGAATATGGTGACATGCAGCTGATTGCAGAGGCCTATGATGTGCTGAAGTCAGTTGGAAAGTTGTCAAATGAGGAACTACAAAGTGTCTTCTCAGAATGGAACAAGGGAGAACTTCTGAGTTTCCTGATTGAAATCACTGCAGATATATTTGGAATTAAGGATGATAAGGGAGATGGATATCTTGTTGACAAGGTCCTAGACAAGACTGGCATGAAGGGCACTGGTAAGTGGACTGTTCAGCAAGCTGCTGAATTATCAATTGCTGCTCCCACTATTGAAGCATCATTGGATGCAAGGTTCCTGAGTGGGTTGAAGGAGGAAAGAGTTGAAGCTGCAAAGGTCTTTAAATCAGGTGGCATTGGTGATATCGTGACTGATCAACCTGTAGACAAGAAAAAATTGGTTGATGATGTTAGGAAGGCTCTTTATGCAGCCAAAATCTGTAGTTATGCACAGGGAATGAATTTGATCCGTGCAAAGAGTATTGAAAAGGGTTGGGATTTGAAGTTGGGTGAACTGGCCCGGATTTGGAAAGGTGGTTGCATCATTAGAGCAATATTCTTAGACAGAATCAAGCAAGCGTATGATAGAAACCCTAATCTGGCAAACCTTCTTGTGGATCCAGAGTTTGCAAAGGAAATAATCGATCGCCAATCTGCCTGGAGGAGAGTTGTTTGCCTTGCTATCAATTCTGGTATCAGCACTCCAGGTATGTCTGCTAGTCTTGCTTATTTTGACACTTACAGAAGGGAAAGGTTGCCAGCTAATTTGGTGCAAGCTCAACGAGACTACTTTGGTGCTCATACATATGAAAGGGTTGACATAGAGGGGTCTTACCATACTGAGTGGTTCAAGCTTGCCAAACAGTCTAGAATTTAG
- the LOC114423323 gene encoding basic leucine zipper 43-like: MQAREITGLNYLLPPDPCFNYSMVQNTIPTFQLHKLSNQFYGLQKPPPQVLADFSPPQSSCISSNSTSDEADEQQQSLINERKHRRMISNRESARRSRMRKQKHLDELWSQVVWLRNENHQLMDKLNHVSESHDKVAQENVQLREEASELRQMICDMQLHSPYHPPPLSPIDDDVSPYVKSDSSITDSLDLLG; this comes from the coding sequence ATGCAGGCCAGGGAGATCACAGGACTCAATTATTTACTCCCTCCAGACCCTTGTTTCAACTACAGCATGGTTCAGAACACCATCCCCACATTTCAACTCCACAAACTCTCAAACCAATTCTATGGTTTGCAGAAACCTCCTCCTCAAGTGCTTGCAGACTTCAGCCCCCCTCAGTCCTCATGCATCAGCAGCAACTCAACCTCTGATGAAGCAGATGAGCAGCAGCAAAGCCTCATCAATGAGAGGAAGCACAGGAGGATGATATCGAACCGCGAATCGGCACGCCGGTCACGCATGAGGAAGCAGAAGCACCTTGATGAGCTGTGGTCACAGGTGGTTTGGCTCAGGAATGAAAATCACCAGCTCATGGACAAGCTGAACCATGTGTCTGAGTCACATGATAAAGTTGCTCAAGAGAATGTTCAGCTGAGAGAAGAAGCCTCAGAACTTCGCCAAATGATATGTGACATGCAGCTACACAGTCCATACCACCCTCCTCCCTTGAGTCccattgatgatgatgtttCTCCCTATGTCAAATCTGATTCCTCAATCACAGACTCTTTGGACCTGCTTGGTTga
- the LOC114424413 gene encoding protein GLUTAMINE DUMPER 6-like — MRAIKSVPTSSPVSGSGINIWKSPIPYLFGGLAVMLAIISMALVILVCSYRKRDSQSSSSSSEVDQEEIKSQAMSKNLETNSEPEVLVIMAGNHNPTYLAKPITSSSSSIYCTCGAQTNPSSSSSTE; from the coding sequence atgaggGCAATAAAGAGTGTACCAACATCATCTCCAGTGAGTGGCAGTGGGATTAATATATGGAAGTCTCCAATTCCTTACTTGTTTGGAGGCTTAGCAGTGATGCTGGCTATCATATCTATGGCATTGGTGATCCTTGTTTGCTCCTACAGAAAACGTGATTCtcagtcatcatcatcatcatctgaagttgatcaagaagaaattaaatcaCAAGCAATGTCCAAGAACTTAGAGACAAACTCGGAGCCTGAGGTTCTTGTCATAATGGCTGGGAATCACAACCCCACATACCTTGCCAAACCAatcacttcttcttcttcttcaatttaCTGCACTTGTGGGGCTCAAACAAACCCTTCTTCATCCTCATCCACTGAGTGA
- the LOC114422776 gene encoding uncharacterized protein LOC114422776, whose product MDSFKQIWGSAEGCSSSESGWTMYIASPMQEDDAGCSNENDGYHDNNIYGENRRKKQGAQVDEEESDDSMASDASSGPVHYHHAYTHRQSSHGTAASKKDKQDHGSKFSSKKNANKQEKKRVDSRSKK is encoded by the coding sequence ATGGATTCTTTTAAACAAATCTGGGGTAGTGCAGAAGGATGTAGCAGTAGTGAATCTGGTTGGACTATGTATATTGCCTCTCCCATGCAGGAAGACGATGCTGGATGCAGCAATGAAAATGATGGATATCATGACAACAACATCTATGGTGAGAACAGGAGAAAGAAGCAAGGGGCCCAAGTGGATGAAGAAGAAAGCGATGATTCGATGGCTTCGGATGCTTCCTCCGGTCCAGTTCATTACCACCATGCCTATACTCACAGGCAAAGTAGTCATGGCACCGCAGCCTCTAAGAAAGATAAACAAGATCATGGAAGCAAATTTTCTTCTAAGAAGAATGCAAACAAACAGGAGAAGAAACGTGTTGACAGCAGAagtaaaaaatga